Below is a genomic region from Zonotrichia leucophrys gambelii isolate GWCS_2022_RI chromosome 1A, RI_Zleu_2.0, whole genome shotgun sequence.
ataAAGGTTCTTCCACAAAACATTAACATTGCATTTCTCCTGAGTGCTCAAATATCCTACCTCCTAAAACTGCCTTACACAGGGGCAGAAAGTACAGGAGCTTCTACAAgttacatgattttttttctaagcaaAAGGCTAAAAAGTCTGGCTATGTAATGCTGAAAGATTAAAACCCTAAGTCACAGAAGAAATAGCCAATTGTGTGGTCAAAGTAAGGCAGGTCAGGTCAGATTTTTAGCCCTTCCTTCAATGAAGTTAGGGTTCCATGGTAATACTAATTAGAGGTGGTAGCAATGCACAAGCTGGTCCAACTGTACCAAGTTTGATTATCTTGTCCtggacaatttaaaaaaaaacccaataaaccCAAAAATGAGGTCTCTAAACTGTTTTTAGCTATAGATTCACCTTCATTTGTTGCCACAGTAGTTGACACAACATCACATACAAGGCAGGAAAGTGACTGGGCAGatttgcagccacagctgctacATTCATGTAAAATACACTGTGAATTTTACAACAAAGCGGAGCTGAAATGATTTGAAATCTCAATTTGCTGGTATGTAGCAAATTTAAGACAAAGCTGAAAAAGTAACCTAGATAGAACTAACATGCCACCTGTGTTTTCAAGTACACTTCATTGCCATAAACACTTTATGCTGGAGTGTGGCTTAAAAGCACAGCCTTGAATGCAACCACCTCAGATGTGTTTTTCCCAATCCTCTCaatccacattttttcctgtatcCTGCCAGTTTGCACTCTCTGAACTCAGACTAACCCCACACATGCAATGGGTTGTGCTCTTCTCTCCTGACAAACTATTTCAAGCTCTTGGTTTCCACCACTTTCCAATGCCTTTTCCCACAAAATGTGCAGGAGGCACTCATTGATTTACCCCATGTTGGCAAGGAAGGAGTTGCTGGGTCCTGTGGGGGAACGAGGTCTCTCTGGCTCATCGTACACTGGGGGAGGAATTGCTGCTTTGGAAGAAGGTGCCCGAGGTCTTGACTCCTCCTCATATGGGAATGATGctacagctggaaaaaaaaaaacacatttgggtttttttcaataaaatccTAACAAACTACGAAAAGGTTTTACACATAAATCCAAATGAGAAGAATGTTTCCTTTGCACACACTGCTTTGACATCCCCTCACTTCTCTCTCTGAAACAACATCTGAGTTATTCTGGATTTTCCTCATTGGATGCAGATTGAATATGGATTAGATTTGAATCCAATCCAATATAGAATCTATATCCTCATTAGATATAGATTTCCACAGCTCTAGAATGCATTCATTAACCTCTtattaaatggagaaaaagaacaTTAAGAGACGACCTGCACTACAAAGAGATTATCCAGAGGACAAACTCTCATTCACCAGGAAGAGAATTAAGACAAAAATGGATCAATGCACACAACTCAAGGCCCAAGGACTGTAATAAAAATACACTGCACATTTGCAGAGAAATCAGTCTATTAAAAAGAATGAATGTAACTCATCTCACTGGAAATTTCTGAACTGCAGCTATtcctggggatggagatggatctGGGTATCTCAATCACACTAGTTAAATTATTAAATCACCTTCCACTGACAACTTAAatagcaaaatgaaaattaaaaaagcctACTAGaacactagaaaaaaaatcacttttgaaTGGACTTATGGACTTTTATCAGACTGACctaatttcagaatattttcttgtaCACTAGCTCTTGTATCTTATCAAATAAAAGGCCAGACATGAAGTTTGAGGATGTaatatgaggaaaaagaatTCCTATTTAAACAGAAGATGGACTGGACTATGGGACTTTTGCTACAccaatattttcttgttttcttccagcCTGGATTTGAGCACCAAGTAAGAAGCAATACAAAGATTTCCTtgtcacattttaaaaactgtctCCTTAAGGGTATATCTACTCTTTCCAGCATATATCTACTTTTCCTTGACACTGATCAATTGCTCTTAATTATTTACTCAAAACAATGTCTTTCTCTTTTGAATGTTTATACATATCAAATGCTTTCACTGTATCATTCACTTAAGTTCTGAGGTACTTTCTACATTTTAATCTTGTCATAAATACAATGAGGactcttaaaaaaattttgtgtgcataagatttttttcttattattattttttaaagcagaaacatACTGGTAATTgctttaaatttcaaaatttacaGCAGTTagacatggaaaaaataaaggaatggtTTTGTTCCTCTAGCAGGATGATGCCATCTCGTGGACAACTGAGATCCTCACACCACCACTGCACACAAATCTCTTCAGCTAAACTGCATCCTagaaaaatttataaaattctgTCTCTAGTGCAAAAGTCCTTTAGAAAATATATTCACTAAGGAGCTCCTCAAGGAAAGAGCAATGGAAAAATTCCCTCTGCAGACTGTGGAGGTTTCTAATCTACCCAGAGAAATCTGCCTATGATATTTCTTTCATATCAGAAGTGAGTAGCTGCACATGGTTGTAAGAGCCCAGTTTGCCAAGCCACTTGTCCAGCAATGCAAAAAGATTTCTTCAGCACAGAGATGTGAAGCAGGGCAGCATCACAGgtcccccacagcctccccccATGAACCAAGAACTTGTTCATGCCCTGCTGCTACAAAGAATCcaatgggaaaagcaggaggacTTAACTAAATAGAAAGTTGAGTAGGAAATGAACACTGCTGGGTTTAGAGAAGAGGATTTTGGAGCACTCACGTTCTTTGTCTTTCTCCACGAGAGAAGTGGGTGGTGCAATGGCAGCTCCTCCCATACCTGTGAGCAAAAGGGAACACAACACATTTGCAGGATATCACAACAGACTTAAATTATTTGCTGTAACTTTGTTGCTGAAAGACAATAAAGACTAATTTTGTTTATGCAAAGACATATTTCTGACCTACATCACCTGACAAGCTCTGAGGGCACTGATGTAACAAATGCAGGAATGAAAGGCTGCAATAGTGAAAACTCAGTGATTCTTACAGCCTGATTTTATGTCATACCTCATCCCTTCCCTGGAACCTACACCATGCAGAAACTTACAACACATAGGTACAAACTAAGGTTAAACAGAGCTATTTCCACAAGTAATTTGGCTGCCACCTGCCTCCATGGAAAAATACCAGTATTGTACATTACATTATGTTGTAATAAAATGCCAGATTTATTCTAAAGGCTCAGAATGAACAGTGTACTCATGTGAGGACAGAGAAATCCAGAATCCATGAAACAGGACTGTGAATTCCcctccctctttttctcctctttccacaCCAGAACCATAAGCAGTTCCCTTACTTCTTTTCCGTCTCTCCCTTTCAtaatcttcatcttcatcagaATCTGGGTCTGGTCGTCTCGAAAAGCCACTGGCTTCATGTCTGTCCTTACGCCTTCTAGGAGACACAGCAAGTTAGATGAGAAACCATGGAAGTTAACTCTTGCTTTTAATTTGTGATCCCACCTCTGCAGGGTGAATTATTCTGCTCCACCCAACTGGCATTTAACACACTTCCCATGAAAGTGCAAGTTAACACCTTCAccatttgtttctttgcttttaccATCATGGGGCATTTTTGGTTAAACAGAAGATGGATCTAAGTCAAGATTATTTTCTACTTGCAAGTGAGCCAAGAAGAATGcatggaaaggaggaggaatcTGAATAAATCCTGTCTAAACAGAACAGTGACTGAATGGAAAAGGCCTTGCATGGAACAGAGAGCAAGGCAGCAGACATTAATTAATCAATCACCCTGCTTTGGACAGAACCCCTTTCATATTTCCCATCACAGACTACACAGAGCAGTATCATTTACTGAATAAAAAATATCCTCATGCTTAAACATCAGATTGTTGAGACACTTGCTTAGCAATTAAAATAAGATTCAGGAATAATTTCTAATAAGAAGTAAGGAATGCTTCAAGATTTGTTTGCACTTCAGCTGTTCTATGATGCGATCAGGGAATTGCTCATTTTAAtacaacaaaaaggaaaagcactttTCCTCAAAAGTTAAGTGCACACCTAGTGCACAAATCAAATCTCATTCCTAGCACAGCCACAAAAACTGTGCTAAAGGATGACAAAACAGATTTACTGTGGAACCACACAATTTCTGAATCTCTACCCtatgaaatcaaaacaaatgtgCAGCCTGAGCTTCCAAAGAACACACCTGATGAAGGCTTGGCTGAGATTGTTTCCCTGCttgaaatctgaatttattaTGAATTTTTCACCTCTTTTCTCTAATGCTTacatgtataaaaatataactaAAGAGCAGTCAATGCTGAAGCTGTGGGAATGACATCCCAGATTCCTGAGGTCTTGCatgccagcagggcagagcctcAGGCATTGCTTCTCCATCAAAACAATAAAgttaaaaccaaaagaagacAGAGAAGACCCAATGACTAGAGATATTAATCTCCACAATCTAAACAGGACAGCAGAACTGTAATTCCAGATGATTCATACTCTGATGAGGATGGTTTATTCACTTCACTTGAAATGAGCAAATGTAATCTTCTGCTTGGCTGGCAGACATTTTACCACTTAGAACAATCAGACACTGAATCTGCATTCAACTTCCTTAACATGATTACAGAGATTTCttatttcagggaaagggcatttaaaataaagcagtattttcttttgtccAGAGACAATAGATTAATAAACATATAATTAACTTACTTAATAATTAAATTAGTGATTGCAGagtattaaaaaaggaaatgcaattATGCCTCTCAAAGGCTGTACTAGCtacatttaaaactgaattaatCCATGGATCAGTTTGTAGTTTTTAGAAGCAGAAAGGATGGTTAATCACTTAGTGTTGAAAAAGTTTTTCTGTAGTCAGGTGACAATGACATCAAATACTCTAAAACACCTGCAAGGTCAAAGTCTGCTAATGATGCATGATATACCCAAATATTGCTGCTATTATTGAAACAAAGtaaatttagaataattttGACAAGGGACTTTCACCCAAAGAGGCTGCAAAGCTGATAATTCTTATTGTTTTTGCACTACTTGGTGATTTTTACCAAGAGCATTAAAACATATTAATGAAAACACTGCTCTTGTTTCTACAAGCATGCAGTATTCACACTCTCAGAACTTCCAAGAATGTAGagagataaaattaaataaattgaCATGGTTATTTAGATACTATGCCAAGCCTCTAAACAAAAGCCttacttttctctctcctcaatCTCCTtctgcctctccagctcccgctgccgctgccgctccTCCCTCTGACGTTTCACCACCTTCTCGTAGTCATTTGGGAACATGGGATCATACTCATCTGCCAGGGGAATCAACACATCTCCTGCAGAAAAACCACTGGGGACAGGATcctggaaaaaagagaaattctttTTTGAGCTCAGATCTGAAAACAACACccagctggaaaggaaaaatttaacACTTCCGATTCCTTCTGTAACGTCAGGTAATATCCTAATCCCACTGGTGCTAGAAGAAATCTTGGCTCTTTTTAAATCTAACATTTCATCCAGTCTCTCATTACATGAAATTTTTCCCATGAAGAAAGAACCACCCCCTCCCCTTGCAAAATGTAAATCAGCAGCAAATGAGCATGGACAGGAATTTTTCAAACCCCATTAATGCATTATTAGAAGCTTTATGACATCTTTTGCTGCAACCATCTGCAGGGTCCTCCCACACAATCTCATCAAGCTTTTTATCAGCTGCTATTAATGTAATACCAACAGAGGCACACAGACTGTTCTCTAATCTGAAAGAACCATTTCAgaacttttgctttgaaaaagctgcagggagagagtTTCTCTTGAATCCTTACCACAAGAAATTCATTTAAAAGGTTAGGTGGCTTTAGTTCTTTTATTTATCAGCTGATTGTTATACAGGTCCAGTTCCAACACTGGTGCAAACACAATTAGAGTCATTATTTAGCTGCCCAAATTGCTGTCTTGCCAAGTAATTTGAAGGATTCTAGGATTCTAAGAACACTTTTTTATAACTGCACATTAACCGTGGTAATTCCATGCTGTACCACACATAAGTCTGaatgaaactgaaattttaattaaagaacTCTCAGCAGAGGAATATATTCTCAGAAAACAATCAGGTTTTTGACCACTAGGAAACATTAAACTTCCAAAACATTTGGAACtttcagctgccctgggctcacctTCAGCCCAGCTGCCACGTGAGGGGGAGTGTCCACGATCTGTCTCTCATCAGAGGAGCTGCCTCGTTTCAGGTCAATCACTGGAGCGAGgactgtggtttgttttgttctctgaCTCTGCAAAAATCACCAGAACACACAATGTCTAAAAAAGATAAAGCAGTTTTCTAAAAATCAGCTTGCTTGATATACTTTGCTGTAGGTGAATAGTCCTAGGTTTTGACTGAGAGCAGaaacacacattaaaaattCATCCAATCACTTCAGGTGAGTTTGAACTTAGTTTCTAAGAAACTTGGATTTATTTCAAAGATCTACTGCTCTTCCAATTTATcatcagataaaatattttaaacttttctgaACTCTTGAATTTTCTAATCCTATTCTATTTTTCTGTTGGGCTATGGATACACTGCACATCAGTTACATGGACAAAGAATATAACAAATACAGCAGCCAGTAAATTTCATCCAGTTTGTTCCAATTTTCAACCAAATCCTGCCCCCAATTTCAGCAGCATAAATCAGGAGTAATTCCAGTGAAAAAATGCTATGGCTACTTAGGTATCTGACATCAGCGCTACTGattcttcttttaattaattaatttcactACAGAACCTATAGAGCCCAAAGAGCACCTGTGTCCTGCCTGAACCAAAATATCAACGCTGCTCAAAGAAAAAGGGTGAGATTAAAAGAAGCagcaataaaaagagaaaatggctCTGTAACAGTCTAATAAAAATCAGCTGGCACTCCTTCTTTTCATCTACTCTGGAAATATTTCCTGTAAAATTTCTAATACATAATGATTTGCAGGTTAGCACCAACAGCCTTTAAATAACAACCATAAATAATGTAAACATGTAAATAATCAATTATAGAGTGACCcctatttacattaaaaaataattttataaagcTGAATGTTATGATCTTTAAAGCTAAACTTGAAGATCAGCTTTTGGCTCTGCTGGCTAAAAGCTCAGAGGTTTGCAGCACATACATTACTGCTTCcttcagttttaattttgaaacCCTTCCTctaagaaaaatgaattttcccttttcccccttcagcTTTGCCAAGCTCTTTGCTACAAACTCACAGACAAATGCCAGCAAAATTACCTGATTATCAAATCAGTATTCTGAGGTCACAAACAATACACTGAACaggaaaaaagtctgaaaaacaGGAAGGGACTGTACCTTTGCTTGTGTGAGAGCTGCTTTCTTCACCTGCAGCTGAGACTGCAGCAGTTTGAAATTCTTGGACCAGCCTTCTGTTTTGGAATCGCTGGTCTCAACCCCCAAGTCATCGTAAAGTGACATTTTCTCTtcaatttaaaactgaaagacaaaaggaaaaaaaaaacttcaaatgACACCATAAATCTATTTCCAGGTTATTTGCTAATAGTTTGAGTACCCCaccttttatttcacttttcctaAAGCCAGAGAAAAGTGACCTTTTTCTGGCTAGTGGTCAATATACAAAACTAGAGCAAAGCTGTATAAAAGTAACAGTTTGAAAGGTGATGAGAACTGCTCAAGAATTAATTGAATCCTGCAGAGGCTTATGAACAATTAGGGCTTAATAGCAAGAAGTTTACTGCAAAAGGAAAGGTTTTTGAGGATTATCTGGCTTTGGGATGAGTACAGAGCGGGTTATAAAGGCACAGATGCACAGGATGAGGACAGGGTGTggcaggaattcccacctgCCACAGAGCAGTGGGATTTTGGCAGCAGGACCGATGCTATCCAGGGGGAGACAGCAGGCACtggggaatcacagaatcaatcaaGGTAGGAAAGATCTCTGCGATCGAGTCCAAATCTTGTCTGAGGATCAGCTTGTCACCCAcaccagagcactcagtgccacatccgTTTTTAAGTtggacatctccagggatggaaacttcaccacctccctgggcagtctgcTCCAAACCTTAACCACCCTTTCTGataagaaattcttcctgatgtccaacctgaaccccccctggcacagcttgatgCCATCTCCTCTTGTCCTGTCGCTTGTTACCTGTGAAGAGAGCCCGACCCCCTCggactgtcccctcctgtcagggactGGTGGAGGGCGAGAActtccccctgagcctcctctgctccaggctgagcccccccagcaaCTCCTCCTCAGAGcggtgctccaggcccttccccagctcaaTGTTGGAccgatggatggatggatggcgCTGTCACCGCGGGAAGGGACAAGGCAGCGAAGCACAGGAGCTGTCCCCACGGTAAAAGGAAGGGCGGGCTGCGACCTCCGTCACTCTGGGAACAGAGGGGGCAAAGCAGGCCCTGACGCCCCCCCCCATCTTCCACACAAACCGAACCGTCCAAGGAGCCGCTGAACGTGGCACacccgccctgccctgccctcccacaCCCGCAGGGCCCGGAGCCGCCTCCCCAcacggccgggccgggcccggagccgccgctcACCCgtcccggcgccgccgccgccatgagCCGGCGCTGAGCCCGCCGGGAAGGGCCGCGCCTGCGCACAGCGCCCCGCGCCGCTGCCGCCACAGCGCCTTCCGGCGGCGGGAGGAGGGAGCGGCAGCGCCGCCATTGCCGCCCCTCGCGGCCGTTctgaggggactgggagggcGGCACGGCAAATCCCGGGAGTTTGGAGGGCGGCGCGCCTAATCCCGGGAATGGGAGAGGCGGCACGGCTAATCCCGGGACTGGGAAGGCGGCACGGCAAATAATACAGCAGTCAGGCTGGGAGGGCGGCAGGGAGTGCAGGAGGCGGGTAGAATGCTGTCCCCGCCCCAGCTGCCCTCGCGGAAGATAAGCCCGAGTTCCTTTGGGTTCTCACGGTGCCCGCCAAGTGTGATCTGCGCTCTCGGAGGTTTTATTTACTCATAGAATCCCTGAACCACGTCTGAAGGAGGCCACGGGgatggggaagggtttggaggggAAGCCCTGAGGGCGCTTGGGTTGTTTAGGAGCGCTGGACAGCCTCACTGGAATCTTCAGCGTCCTCCCGAGAGCAAGGGGGCAGGCGCTGCTCTCTACGGTGACCGTGACAGGAGccgagggcagggctggatttaTACCAGCACTGTTTGCTCTGGATGTTCTGCGTGAAAAATgcgtgtattttatgattggcttttcgcaaatattaaaatgaatattatatgtgttgtgttagaaagtaatgctgtattaaggCTCTTAAGTAGcgtgttaaatatagttttgggttattaaaaaatgttaaaatagaaactaagctatgtaggatactttttttaaagaaaggactcacagcgacatagcagccacaggacacctgaatctttcagagaaaaagaatttattgctccattatcagaagaaacgaacttcgTGCCTCAAAggtgctgtcaggattcagaggaagaagttgacactgaccaaacagaatcctgtgtttgaatgggaTTTATGCATCATatatgagatgtatgaatatgcaacaggttgttgatttttaagggttaatcctttgttaattGGGTTCTTTTTTGAgctcatgctgcccagaaaaaggtacccagactgtctgtaactttttgtctttattgtctcatattgtcctaattcaaattatccaaattattactctaattgtattactatttttataaccattttattgatattaaacttttaaaactttaaaaacaagtgattggcgtttttcacttcctgttttaattttacataattttccAGTGTTTCTAACTCCTGAAGTAATCTGTGGAGGTACCAGTCATTGGTTTCCCTGGGTCTGCactgaaggcacttgagatggcagttcatgttcagactcaggtgtttattatttcttatcagtaaaacagtctcagtACTGTGAGttgggcagcttttcattagaaggcacaaaatggccaacaatctcttgttacaagggcTTTTAAGACTGAACTAtgcaattaagaactgacacctggattatttcccttttaacgTAATAATTGATCGCAAAGAGCTGCAATGTAGACTTtcctgcccaattacaaaatgccacccaaacccatggagaagaaggaagaagaagcatgaagaagaaacccaggatgacaccctgtgcccttcCATTTACaccacactaaaaatcccaaaacctcaatttctcaccaagtgacacacctacactactctctataatctatttcacacttttgtgcattccagtctatcttgaagcCTGGGAAACTTTCTCACTTTCTCCATGagtgagggtcaaagtcagtgctgccctgggggtcagggcaccccagagcagacagaggaatattccctgtgccctgggtttccacatcTGTGGTGGTTTATTCAGTGAGGAACCTGTCTCCACAGCCATTCAGTATTTCCAGTTACTTACCAAGGGCACCTGAGATTTTGGTGAGAGGAAACAGAGACAGTGATATGAGACTCTTCTGAGTCTGGCAACAGAGTCACACTGAGAAAgttacaaaaccagaaaacttaTTCCTCATCAAGTGTATTTCAAACAATTCTGTTATTTCAGCACGTTTGCTGCCATTTTACTGTGCCATCACTGCTATTGAGGTCACTGGGTAATTGTTGCAAAATATTTGGCTATTAGCAGGTCTTGCTGCATGATGTCATTTGGGCCTGAAGTGGACTTGTTCGGTCTGCggaaacaatttttattttctaaagcaaaCCTTAAAATTCTGCATCTGTCTGAGCCTGGAATTCACCCAACCATACCAAATCTCCAGCCCAATATCTTGCAGtaattatttaatatcttcTTTTTGACAGAggtaaaaatggattttcttttttactgacACTGGGCTGGTGTATCTCCAGCTCACACCAAGCACATGAAATAGATGAGCTGAGTTTTCTAAGAATTATGGCCACTTGCACCACATGGTGATGCAAATGAACATGCAAGACTGTCTGCAAAGCCAAACACAACCTCCAGCCCTGAAGCAGATAGATCTAGATCTGGCACCTCAACCTCAACATTTTACAAGCACTATCTCTGTATTAATCAGAAAGTCTTTATCTCCAGCATTGCTTCCGACTGTGCTACTGTgcagtttattttcctgtggttagctgaaaaaataaataaaataatgctaCTACTTCCTCTTCTGCTTATGCTGCTTTCTATTAACCCAATCTTTCTAAACACATTTACAGATATGTATATTTTCATAATGACAGTGAAAGCTCCTGAAATATAAGAAGAAATTAtcttcagtttatttttagAGGATCTCCCAAGCATCTTcctatttattttgctttagcaatgcctgcattttttaaaggaagtgtcatggtttgagcctggcacagagccagtgcccccatgaaaattccctcaccctggtgtctgctgtgagatgtgaccaggaataagcaaagcaggctccagcttaaacataaagaacactttattacctaaactacaggaaaaaaaggaaaaactataaggaaaagaaaaaaaaatagaaaaccttacagaaaaaccactttcctcctccccactacctgactttcccaatccgattcattctcccaaatccccaactgcccagcctggcaccacactttagtatactcaaacttcagttcatgaagaggagaggagtccttcttgttccataggcttcccctaGAAatacactgaaacctcgtgtgcttccctgtcacttcggcaccgcccggaaaaagtccttttgccgcttgtgacatcttccttccatgcccagtgctctcaccaccgtgcatggccagagctgcttttagggttgtctttccAGGATGCCTcgtctcactccaaaaaggcacagtctctgctttgggacatctgtcccccccatatttttccaaccccctggggccgg
It encodes:
- the RBM17 gene encoding splicing factor 45 isoform X2, yielding MSLYDDLGVETSDSKTEGWSKNFKLLQSQLQVKKAALTQAKSQRTKQTTVLAPVIDLKRGSSSDERQIVDTPPHVAAGLKDPVPSGFSAGDVLIPLADEYDPMFPNDYEKVVKRQREERQRQRELERQKEIEEREKRKDRHEASGFSRRPDPDSDEDEDYERERRKRSMGGAAIAPPTSLVEKDKEPVASFPYEEESRPRAPSSKAAIPPPVYDEPERPRSPTGPSNSFLANMGGTVAHKIMQKYGFREGQGLGKHEQGLSTALSVEKTSKRGGKIIVGESTEKETGKKADSNPLTEILKCPTKVVLLRNMVGAGEVDEDLEVETKEECEKYGKVGKCVIFEIPGAPDDEAVRIFLEFERVESAIKAVVDLNGRYFGGRVVKACFYNLDKFRVLDLAEQV
- the RBM17 gene encoding splicing factor 45 isoform X1, with amino-acid sequence MSLYDDLGVETSDSKTEGWSKNFKLLQSQLQVKKAALTQAKSQRTKQTTVLAPVIDLKRGSSSDERQIVDTPPHVAAGLKDPVPSGFSAGDVLIPLADEYDPMFPNDYEKVVKRQREERQRQRELERQKEIEEREKRRKDRHEASGFSRRPDPDSDEDEDYERERRKRSMGGAAIAPPTSLVEKDKEPVASFPYEEESRPRAPSSKAAIPPPVYDEPERPRSPTGPSNSFLANMGGTVAHKIMQKYGFREGQGLGKHEQGLSTALSVEKTSKRGGKIIVGESTEKETGKKADSNPLTEILKCPTKVVLLRNMVGAGEVDEDLEVETKEECEKYGKVGKCVIFEIPGAPDDEAVRIFLEFERVESAIKAVVDLNGRYFGGRVVKACFYNLDKFRVLDLAEQV